TCCTTCCCCAGTGACGTCTGCTATATTAGGTTATTCAGAACATCGGAGATGTAGGTGGCTAAATACTTGTACAGGATCTGGGCTCGCTGGCAGCAACGCTTTCCCTCCCAGTGATCTCGTGAATTGCCTTTAAACGCCTAGTGCATACAGCTTTCAAACATGCTGTATGACTTATCCTAATGAGCTAATTTAACAGAAATTACTTGTCCTGTTGTTCACTCAACAAGTTGTGGCAGAAATAGCACCCAGATCCTGACCCTCCGTGTAATGCTCCAACCACAGACCATGCAACTTAGAATTAACTTTTATGCGCACATCAATGTGCAGAGAAGATCTGCTGTTAACTCTTGTTTGACaatgtgcttttttgtttgtttatcttgTAGTGTATGAGAGACACAGTAAAAATATGAGAGGAAAGGTATCTCCAAGGTTTGGGGACTTTCAGCAAGCATACATGCACAACAAGTGGCACAAAGTGTCAGAAAGCATATGCTATTTTCTTTGTCCATTAATGTTTGTGGCTGGAATTGCCAAGGTCTGTGACAAGTAAAAAACTTGTTCGCGTTAGCAGCCGTTCTCAGGCTTGGGACTTCAGATACACATTCTCTACTTTTGTATTTCCTAAACGTATTATCTACTTTTCTCGTGCTGAGTATGTAGCATAAAAGTAATGCACCACCTCTGTATATTATGTATACAGGCATGTTATTTCTGCTTTGTTGGTTAGTCGGAATAACTAGCCAAACAACACTGCCAGCACTAGAAACCCTTTAGTGACAATGTTCTTTAGCAAAAGTTTATTTCTCAAGGGGAGTGGGTTTAGTGaactaatcattttaaaattaccCGAGTTTATTTCTGAAGACGTAGTTTCCTTTAGGGCTCATCAAGGTAATGGCAATTGTAGAACTCTTCCCTGTTTAGAGAAGACTGTGTATATTCCACGCTCTATTTGAACAGCGAACTAATTTTAAAAGTAATCTTTCATGATGCATCTGATGTGAGAAAAAAAACATGCAACTTAGTTAACCTCCAGTGCATCTTGAAAGTATCATGACATCTTTTTCAAGTTTCAGTTTCTGAATCCTAATCATGGAATATAGACATATGTACAATATTTTATCCCTAAAACTGGAATATTTCATAAagcattctgtttttgtttgggCTTTTGTTGTTTGGTTCTGGGAGTTTCTTTCTACATCATTCTATTCATATGTTAGGTAAATTGTAAGGGattatagtgaagataccaaagaaggGTAAGACAAGAACAGTATTGGATATGGATTAGGTTCATATTACGTAATTAATTTTCATTTCTAGGTTACGAATTTGGACCCAGCATTTTTAATCAGACGCTATTTGGCCATAGAAATGATTGGGTGCAGTTCCTTTTCAGTGGACGCAAGGGGTCCAAGTCTACGCCCCTGAAATCACTACCTCAGTTGCTGTCTTCAAAATTGGTGTAGAGGCTGACATACATTTACACCCTACTTGTAGGTTTTGATACAAGGGAGAAAGAGGAATGTGGGGAAATTTGAACTGATGCTGTCTGTGCCTCACCCCTTCTAAGATTAAaaagaggctatgtctacactgcacgattaattcgaagtagtttaaaccgatatacaaaaccgatgttataaaaatCGGGTTTCGGTCCGCACAGTGCATCACAacatcgattgcttgcgtcctgtccaaggctaccatcgatttaaggagcggtgcactgtggttagctgttcctcagctatcccatattcCCATTCcgtttgagagcacagtgcctgatgggcagaaaacattgcccgatGGCTGGGGTACAGCCtaccccctccctttgtgaggagcagacaaccctttggcgcctttttcgtagtGCATGAGCAAACGCCACTGACacgcaatctttccctttttttcacttggtggggggggaataactgaggagctgttccctgaaccacgccagacactgtgtttgaactacagacatttggagctcgcCAAGAATGAAATTTttcaggactgctgtggactgtggatagcgggagtcctcagtacccctccctcccttcatgagcgtccatttgagtctctggtcccgttacgcttgtcacgcagcgctgtgatcctgcagtttttattcaaacgctttgcatttcgtgttctgtaacggagcaggatacaacagatttgtctccccatacagcgatcaaacctagtatctccgtacggtcatgctggagctcttttggatttgagactgcatcgccagccgtgctgatcagagctccacgctggacaagcaggaaatgtaattcaaaagttcgcagggcttttcctgttacctgcccgctgcatctgagttcagattgctgtccagagcggtcagtggtgcatcTGGGTTACCGCCCGgagcaataacgtcgatttcctcCACACGACCCTTAATCCGCAGTTATCAACTATCagtttagcgctactcctctcgtttgggaggagttccgaaatcgatttaaggaggcggtaaaatcgatattaatgacgacgtcatgtgaacggatacagcattaaatcggtatatcggccattaaaccgatttaaagtcgcagtgtagacctggccagagattGGTTTGGGACCAGGTTTGTCATTTTGGCACTGAACAGAaaccacttcatttttttttttaatgaagtaacaTTGTAGTTTTCTTTCCAGGCACTGGATGATCATAGCTAAACAATGTCTGGACTACGTGGAGCTGTCCATGCAAAATGGATAATAGGGAAAGTAATTGGAACTAAAATGCATAAAACTGCCAAAGTGAGAGTCACAAGGCTTGTGCTGGATCCTTATTTACTAAAGGTAAGGTCTGGTCACCAGCGTACTTTGCAAGATCATTTTCATATTCACTGTCATAGAAAATTGTATTGACTCTCTGAAATAGTAGGATTTCATTGTAAACTGTTTACATTGTTAACTAATTAAGAACATTGGATGGGAATTTGGCTCTGAATATGACTGCATAGAAAGGAAAACCAGTGTAAGAACATAAAATTTGCCATATCAGATTATCCATTAAATGCATTTCCTTGAATGTTTCTGTTAACACGCATTTTAATCTGAGCTGGGAAAGTGGACTATTAATTCGTGCTTTGATTTTTGAAAagtccttttaaaaatttttataaGTTTCTGGGCTTTTGCTCCATTTTGAAAGCTTGAAGTTATAAAATAGTTTTTTGTATATGGTGATATTAAAATAATTGCCTAGTATATCTTTTTCCTAACCACTTTGCTAAAGAATAATTTCTGCAGTTACTTATTCAACATTTGAACCACTGAATCAATTTAGATTTATCAATATAAAATAATCAGACTATTTATAAGGCAAGCCCCCCTCAGTTATTATTAAAGACTAGATTCAAGAGAAACCATGCTTCCTTTAGTCAATTCTGCAGTTTACAAGATAAAAGAAGGTAGGTTAGATTTGTAATTGACACTTTTCTGTTTTAGTGTGCATTTTCCACAACTTTTCAATCATAATTTACATAATCTTCTCAAGGGATATAGTCTGGATCCTGATATTTTCCCCAGACAATTAAAGTTACTAAAACTGGACTAAAATGTGCTCATATGGGAGATATTGGTGCAACACTAATACCATAGGGATAGGGACTTGGGTGTATTGAGAAGGATGAGAATTATATAGTTTCCTGACCTCTTCCCCTCTGCCGtttatacaaattattattaGACTTGGAAGAGCCTTGATAAACCATTTTTGCTTAATGTGATGCAGTATCATTCTGGTGCATCTTAAGCATGGGAGGGACTGAGATGATAAACCAGAGGCAACTAGCGGTCAAGAATGGAGTTGATGAGTCAGAGATTGGTGAATAGTGACAGTACTAGGGCCAAAGACTTACTCTGGGTGAAGAAGAGCAAATGTAACATTTGCCCAGTTCTACCATTATACCATATGCATCTACCAGTGGCTTTGCTTGGGCAAAAACCCAGTTAGTTATGCATACCTGCACTACCAGCCTGATAGCAAAACTTCCAATTCGTTTTGCTTTTGAACATAAGTTTAGTGGTCATCGCTTTTAGTTTTGAGTCCTAATGCCTgggtttccttttcttcttctctccaaCAGTTCTTTAACAAGCGAAAAACTTATTTCGCTCATGATCCACTGCAGCAATGTGCCGTTGGAGACATTGTTCTTCTGAAAGCTTTGCCTGAGCGGAGAACCAAAAATGTGAAACATGAACTGGCTGAGATTGTTTTCAAGGTTGGAAATGTCATAGACCCAGTGACTGGAAAGGCCTGCGCAGGAACCAGGTTCCTGGAAAGTCTAACAGACTCGGAAAGTCTAACTGAAGCAGACACGACCTATCTAAGTGAAAAGCTCCAAGAGCTAAATGTTTCCTCAACAGAGTAAtaaagggtgggaagaggccaGTAAACAGAGGGCTTTACCTCTCATCTTTACATGAGGGATTGGTTGTGCCCATTGTCTTAGGATGTAAAATCTTTCTATTGTtagtaacaataaataataaactgaATTACTTCCAACACCAAAATGacagagagattttaaaattgGGGAATTTATCAATTAGAAATAATGTGGAGAAAACTTAAATCACAGTTAAGCCGTGTTctcaatgttttattttcttaatacCCAATTTTGCCCCATCTTTAGCAAGAATGTCAAAATTACCACCTCAGTCACAAAATTAAGAATGGTTCTTCTTTATTAAGATGTTTAAGAGCATAAATCTATATATAGTTTAATATTCATGGGAGGATGTTTTTCCCATGTTTGACTGTCTGAACCCTGGAACTGAATCTCTTGTGGTTTGTAGCCTAATATTTAAAGTAACacaattaaaactttttaaaaagattgtagAAATCCTGTAGCCATATGTATACATatgttgtttcattttattattagTAATGCCATTCTACAGCAGGAAGCCTGTTATAACATTTTCATAAACCTTCTGTGCAAAATGAGTAATAGAAGCATGTGCATTTAAACCACCTAATTTTAATTGCTTACCATTACAAATTTTATGTGCTTTCACAAGACACTAAAGGAAAGGTTCCCATGTGAAATTGATAAAAGTCTATAATGAAACAGTGGCATAGTTTGACAAAGTGAAAAGATATAATCcagcacccattgaagtcaaaggggaATGGGAAATTAATGAGAGAGGTTCTTAACCAATAGATAGGGGTAAAATCCATATCTGAGGGAGAAAAGTGGGTCCTTCATGATTcaaatagcatgtaaaacaaaggaaaagtaCATGTGTATCCAGCACAGATATAGGGGAGGGATGTATCTGTTTTAACCTAAGTGTTGTGCTGCAAAGAGAAAAGTTACAAAATATAAGTATTAGAAAAATCCCATAAATATAATACAAAAGAGTGGAAGTAAAGATGCCTGAAGTCTTATCTCTTAGTAAGAAAATCTAATTAAggccccaaatcctgcaaagagATGCAGGGATCGAGTTTCTAAAAGCTGTACCAAAGAACACGTTGTCCATGGCAGTTCAGGATTACAGTTGACTTGGTGCTGCTGGGATTCTGGGCCTGTTGACACTATTGTGCCCCTTGCCATAAATTAGAGCTGTTCCAGGGCCTGTGGGTTGCTCAGCAGTCAAATCTACCGGGACATCTTCTCCAACCCTCAAAATACAAAGTTTGCAGGGGACAGCAGAAGAACATATATGGTGCAACTGCACATGGGCtaggcccagagctgggggaaggaattttcactcACTGACTCTTCAAATGGGTGTATAGGTGTGCCTGCATCCATCACTTTGCAGGGTTAGGATTGCAGCCTAAACTTCCAGAGAATCCATCTCTGTGCATGAGGTACTACTGATAAAGCAAGATTTTGGAAACTGAGCCCCTCTTCAGGAATATGAAATCAGTTATGCTCCCTTCCAGTCTACCATCTGTGGTTAAAGATTTACCCATTTTAATTTACGTGCTTGCTGTGGCAAATGCTACACTAAAGGCTTAGGCTCCTGCTTGTGAATCTGTTCAGCGGTTGTCAAAAGCCACGCTTTGCTCATCAACTCATTCGTTATTCATGTGCCCACTGTTCTGCAAAATTAACTATTATAAACAGTACTTGAACTCATTTTCTGTTGAACAAGTCAAACCCTTTCACACTACTAGACATTTATGGTGTTAACAGAATTTATATCCTCTCTGTGCTCACCACCATAAAACAATTGGCTAGGCAAAGCTTTTGTTAGTACAGTATGTTGCTCTGATAGgcttaaatataattttttgtcAGTAGGGGATTTGTTTTTCTACACAAAGTAGTTTTAACAAAGATCTAATTGACACCCTTGCTAGCAGGAAGAATGTGGTGTGAAAATGTACCTGTTCGGTGAATTAATAGGACTTTCACTGAAGTCCCTGTCTGCAGAGAGCCTAAGGAAGGAAATGTCATGGAGAGATAATTACTTATTCACAACTCTCACAAGTTCTTTTAAAACATCTATTTACTGTACCCTTTCTAGCCCCGTGTGCCTGTGTACCTTAATGACATAAATAGCAGCAGTCCCAAAATTCAACTACTACTTTAAAAGTTGATAATATATAGTATATTTTACAGtcctcagtttttttaaaaaagtcaattttttatGCTTGTTAAATTAAGGCCGAAGCCTAGAGTAAGAGAtgagagaaggaaaatatttttcagtttgtgtgGGGGTGAAGGTCTTACATTGTTAAAGTTGCGTCAAAAATCAGTTCTGTATTTAATTTAGAAAGTAAGAGTCTGGGATGCTTACATCTTTATTCATGTATTTTGCAGGACTTTGAGTGTCTGTAATTTATGCACTATGCTCATCAAAAGTGCTTTGTTTTCTGAGTCAAGATTGAGATACATTCACACAGTAGTTCAGAGGAGTTTT
The genomic region above belongs to Chelonoidis abingdonii isolate Lonesome George chromosome 20, CheloAbing_2.0, whole genome shotgun sequence and contains:
- the MRPS17 gene encoding small ribosomal subunit protein uS17m, whose product is MSGLRGAVHAKWIIGKVIGTKMHKTAKVRVTRLVLDPYLLKFFNKRKTYFAHDPLQQCAVGDIVLLKALPERRTKNVKHELAEIVFKVGNVIDPVTGKACAGTRFLESLTDSESLTEADTTYLSEKLQELNVSSTE